The stretch of DNA CAGCACGCGATCAACACCTTTGTAACCCGACGGCAACCAGGGATCGCACGGGTGACAGGCCATACGCACTTTGCATTCGGTGGCAACGGGAATAACGCGCTCCAAAAAAAACGTAATATTTCCCCAGTTCTGTTCCGCTGTAACCGGTTCATCATACCGCGACGTATCCGCATCGGCCTTAGACAAATCCCACGTGGAATAGCGCACATCCCCTCGCCCGAGCGGAACGCTTTCCGTACGTTGATTTTCCATTTCGCAGAGAAAATACTTCAGCGCGGGAATACCCGCATCTGCGGCAGCCCGCACCATATCGCATGCGATCTCAATTTCCTTTTCGCCGTCCTTCATATTCCCGCGCATAAACTCGGGCACAAAACTGCCATCGACATTCAGGTGTTGCACCGGCAATGCCACCATCTCCACGGTAATGCCGTGTTTTGCGGCCTTTTCTTTTTTTTCTACAATTTCTTCCACTGTCCAGCCTCGACTCGGATCTGACGTAATTTCTCTGGCGTCATTGAGCGCCATATTTGTAACACCACATCGCGCGAGAAATTCGAGATGCTCATCCGACGTGGAAAAACGCTGGGTACCAATGTGCATGCGCGGATTCTCCGGATCCCATTCTGCGCCTGCATACATTTCGGCTGCCATGGTCAAATCTCCTCAATCTTCACACTTCTTGTATCTTTGTGTCCTTGTGTCTCTGTGTGAGGCCCTCTCACGCCTTATGATAATGCAAGAAATTCTGGATAGCAACATGATTGGGGATTGTGAGAGGTCTGAAATTTTTGTATCTTCTCACTCCTCAAGCCCACCCCTATAAACTGGAGTGTTTTATGCGAGTCGAAATCAACAAACACGCCCTGGATCGCGTGCCGATCTCGATCATTTTTGATGACTCGACTGTACTGGTAAATCTGAACTATTTTTTCATGCGAGACCGCCAGGCTGTAGATGGCACAGATTATCGCTGGGAAGATGTACCTGTGGTACATCCGGAATCGTTCACGCGCGAATTTGCCGAGTTCTGCTTGGAAAACGATGTAAAAGGCAAATTCAGTGTGGTCCCATGCCCCGCTGCGATTGGGCGAATAGACCATGGACTCCCCCTGTTCTCCAAAGCGCAGCAAGAAAGCTGGTTGGCGATGTGTCGTGAACTGATTATGCCCAACTACGACATCACCCCGGAAATGATCACACACACCTTTGTGGTAGATCTGGAAACATTGCAACCTGTTGATCCAAACTTGTGGGAACAATGGGGATGGAACAATCTGCCAACCGACGAAGAAGAGCGGGTAACAAATTATATCGCGCTGGCGTGTGAGATCTTGCACAATGTGGGCCTGACACCTGCAGGTGTCACAAGCCCGGGAGGATTTGGCAATCCAATAGACTTTTATGCAAAATGTGCAGAAAACGCCGTGCGAAGCGTAACGGGCAATCCAACACCGTATCTATTTAAGCGCGTATCGTCCAGTGGTCCGGTAGATTGCCCGGTGTGGTATCCCAAACCCGAACGCGGCGAAGCAATGGGTGAAGTAATCGCAGCGACGGGTGACCGCACGGGATCGTGGACCGGATATGGCGAAGTAGATGTAGATTATTACATCTCATCGGATCTTCAAGGTGGGCGTTTGCCCGAAGTCATCGACGCGGGCGACCCTGCCGTGATGATCAGCCACTGGCAGGGATTTTACGGAATTCACAATGAAGACCGCCGCGGGTTTCGGGCATTTCAGACCATTGTGCGGCGGCTCAAAGAACGCGACCCCAATGGCGAGCAATCGCAATGGCGCAAATGCAGTGAAATTACCAATTATGCAATCGCGCGCGAAATGGCTGATGTAAAGGTAGAAGAACAAATAATAACACTCGATTTGCCCGTACAGGTGCCCGAATTCACATTGCGATTGCGCGATATAACAGTTGCAGGCGTAAAAATAAACGACAAACCCCTGACACCCGCGCTGACGAAAGCGGCCTTTCGAAATGGCACATTTTATCGAGATGGCGATATAACACTGGTAGCTTTCACGCCCGAAGACCGAAATGTCAGGATTGAAATAGAATAACGGAAAAAAAGAATGACAAACGCAAAACTCAAACGGGAAATCGGCTTACTCGGCGTCTATGCCATAGCAACGGGCACGACCTTGAGCGCGGGATTCTTTTTATTGCCAGGACTGGCTGCCGAACAGGCGGGTGCGGCCATCGTACTGGCCTATATCGTCGCCGCTACGCCACTCGTACCCGCGATGTTCAGCATTATTGAACTGGCAACCGCCATGCCCCGCGCGGGTGGCGTGTATTATTTTTTGGACCGATCACTCGGACCGTGGATGGGCACGCTTGGAGGCATTGGCACCTGGCTGGCACTCGTATTAAAAGTATCATTCGCACTCGTGGGCATGGGAGCGTACATTGCGCTTTATATACCCGAGTTGCCAATGACCCCCGTGGCTGTCGCAATTGCGGTTGGACTGGGCATACTGAATCTATTGGGCGCGCAGAAAAGCGGTGGATTTCAGATGGCACTGGTACTGGGTTTGTTGATGATCCTGGGGATATTTATCGGAGGAGGCGTACCCAATATTGAACAGGCGCGATTGACCGCCATATTCGAGGCAGATGTCCAGACGATTTTATCCACAGCGGGCCTGGTCTATATCAGTTATGTCGGCGTGACAACCGTAGCGAGTTTATCAGAAGAAGTAAAACATCCCGAGCGCAATTTGCCTCTGGGCCTCATCTTCTCATTGATCACAGCCGTTCTGGTCTATGCTCTCGGCACGGGCGTCATGGTCGGTGTATTGCCGCTCGAGCAACTGGTGGGAGATTTAACGCCCGCTGCCTCAGCAGCCAAAGCCGTATTTGGCGATTGGGGCGCGATGATCATCTCCCTGGCAGCCCTCCTCGCCTTTACATCGGTTGCCAATGCCGGAATGCTTTCGGCTTCTCGCTTTCCTCTGGCAATGAGCCGAGACCACATGATGCCGAGACTTTTTCAGCATTTAAATACAAGAGGCGCACCCGTTCAAGGGGTATTGGTTACCATGGGCGTAATTGTTTTAATCCTCATCTTTCTCGACCCAACCAAAATTGCCAAATTGGCCAGTGCGTTTCAATTATTGATGTTCGCGCTGGTATGCCTGGCGGTAATTGTCATGCGCGAAAGCGGATTGGCTTCCTACGACTCGGGATATCACTCACCACTGTACCCGTGGATGCAGTTATTCGGCATGTTAGCGTCGTGTACCTTGATTGTCCAGATGGGCTGGTTACCATCCCTATTTTCTGTCGCGCTGATCCTGCTGGGAACGATTTGGTACTTTAAATTTGCCCGGGACAAGGTCAACCGAGACGGCGCAATTTACCACATGTTTGAACGCTGGGGACAAAGGCGACACACCGGCCTGGATGTCGAACTGCGGAGTATCCTGAAGGAAAAGGGATTGCGCGACGAAGATCCCTTCGAAGAGATCGCAGCGCGAAGTCTGGTCATCGATCTGGATCGCCCGGCCGAATTTGAGGATATAGTCCGACAGGTATCGAAATGGTTATCGGATCGCGTACCACACACCGTAGATGAAATCGAGAAACAATTGCTGGACCGCACGCATATTGGATCGACACCCGTGACACACGGCGTGGGATTGCCACATTTGAGAATTGATGGCATTGAACACTGCGAAATGGTCCTCGTGCGATCACTGCCGGGTATTCACATCCAATTTACAGATCCACTGACCGAGCACGAAGTAGAAGCGCAGCTAACCGCGCTCTTTTTCTTATTCAGCCCAGAACACGACCCGTCACAGCACCTGCGTATCCTGGCACAAATCGCGCGGCGCGCAGACGATGAAAACTTCTTGCGCGAATGGCACTCTGCCAGCGATGAAGTCGAGTTAAAAGAAGTCCTGTTGCGCGACGAAGCCTTTTTATTATTGACATTGCGCCGCGATCGCGCAACCGCCGACCTCATTGGCCGCGCCCTGATCGAGACAGATTTTCCAGAAGGCTGTCTCGTGGCAATGTTGCGGCGTGGCGGGCGCATGGTGATTCCCCGCGGCAATACCGTACTGCAAGAAAATGATCGATTGACAATTTTGGGAAATAATGAAGGCTTGCGCAACCTTGAAGCGCGATTTGGCGGGCGGTGAGTCCCTGCAACGAGATCACCCGTAGAGACGACCAACAGTCTCTGGGTGTTTGCGAGCCTCGCGCATGAGGCGATTGCCCCATGTTGTGGGATATTTGCCCGTGACGCACCCCAGACACAGGGTATCTGTTTCACACCCAATACTGGAACCCAGATCGGGAACATCGAGGTACCTCAGGCTATCGACATCAAGATCGATAGCCATTTTTTTTAGCGTTTGTGTGCTGGGCAAACCGCGGTATCGCACCGGAACGTGTTCGGGGGCAAAGAGTTCGTCCAAGGTCGTCATATCAATGCCGTAAAAACACGGCGCAACAATGGGCGGACAGGCCACGCGCACGTGCACTTCGGTCGCGCCGCCGATATCGCGCACCTGATGGGCAAGGGTGCGAAGCGTGAGGGAGCGCACAATAGAATCTTCCACGAGGAAAACGCGCTTGCCCGATAAAACAGAAGCCAATGACGTGTATTTGCTCTTGGCACTCTGCGAGCGAGTGGTTTTGGGCTGGATAAAAGTGCGCCCCACATAGCGATTGCGAATCACACCTTCCATACAGGGCATATTCAGGTGGTGGGCATAGGCATCGGCTGCTGCTTTGGCCGTATCGGGAACGGGCACAACCACACATGAATCGTCAATTTTCTGGCTTTCTTTCTCGGCCAAAATACGACCGGCCTCAGCGCGAGAAGTATAGACGCTGAGGCCATCAATTTCACTGGCAACATTGGAAAAATAGACCCATTCAAAAAAGCAACGAGCTGTTTTTTTCGGTTCCGTATAGCGCGCAACGCGCAAGTCACCATTTTCGACAATCACCATTTCGCCGGGTTCGAGCCATTTTATATCGTTAAAACCGAGGTTAGAAAGAGCCGTTGATTCATTGGCTGCGGCAAAGAGATGGCCTTTCACCCCCCAGCACATGGGATGCAAACCGAGCGGATCGCGCGAGACGAACATGCGCCCCGAGGCATCGAGAAAAGCGATATTATAAGCACCGTCAAAATCGCGGGAAAGCGAGCGCATCACATCGGCCAGATCGGGTGGGTTTTCACCTTTCAATCGATACGCCAGGGTGTGCATGATAATTTCGGTATCGATATTGAGGGTAAAGTGATACCCCTGCTTGGACAACAGGCGTTCGCGCAACAGCGTGTAATTGGCCAGATTGCCATTAAAAGCCAGACTAAACCATTTCCAAATACGCCCGTGCTGCCGTTCAAAGGGCTGTGCATAGCCCACATCGTCTTCGCCACTGGTGGCATAGCGCGTATGTCCAATCGCAGCAATCCCTGCATATTGGTTGATAATAGACTGGAATTTACCGGGATGCGACATGCGGAAGGCTTCGGTAACACCACCCAGATCTTTAAACGTGCGCAACAGGTGATCGCGATTGGGGTGATAGGCGCAATACCCCGCGGCGAGTTGTCCCCTGTTTTGGAGGTCGAGCAACATACTCGGCATAAGTGCTGCAACATTTTCAAAATCATCGGCACCGCTGTTTCTCTTGAGCCAGTAAAGGGCTGCCACGCCGCATTCGTGGCCAATATCTTCGCTCATAAAAATCTCCTATCCCAATGCCTGATTCTGCATATAATGAATCCCAGCAACGATTTCTTCGCGCGTCACATCATCTCGTGGCACAATTTTCCCAATCCGCTCGGGCAATACAAAGCGGATGACACCGTCCCGCGCTTTCTTATCGCTTGCCATTCGCGCCAACACCTCATCGACCTTCAAATCGGGCACACCCCTGGGAATGCCCAAACGGGCAATAAGTGCATTTTGTCGCTCAAACGCATCTTGCGACCACATCCCCTTTTGCACAGCAATATACCCTGCAGCCAGCATCCCCAAACACACCGCCTCGCCGTGTTTGTAATAATCGTAATGCGTCACCACTTCCAGGGCGTGTCCCACCGTATGGCCGTAATTCAAAATTTCGCGCAAGCCCTTCTCGGTTTCATCGGCGGCCA from Gemmatimonadota bacterium encodes:
- a CDS encoding TIM barrel protein, which encodes MAAEMYAGAEWDPENPRMHIGTQRFSTSDEHLEFLARCGVTNMALNDAREITSDPSRGWTVEEIVEKKEKAAKHGITVEMVALPVQHLNVDGSFVPEFMRGNMKDGEKEIEIACDMVRAAADAGIPALKYFLCEMENQRTESVPLGRGDVRYSTWDLSKADADTSRYDEPVTAEQNWGNITFFLERVIPVATECKVRMACHPCDPWLPSGYKGVDRVLGGYDGFKSFIDICPSPYHGLNLCLGCMAESVVDPRNEVADIIRYFGKRKKINLIHFRNITGGRNKFQEVYPDEGDMNMFVLMKALKEVGYPHMIVPDHAPGHTAQGHFEQAFAFQFGFIQALLQAVELEN
- a CDS encoding amino acid permease, yielding MTNAKLKREIGLLGVYAIATGTTLSAGFFLLPGLAAEQAGAAIVLAYIVAATPLVPAMFSIIELATAMPRAGGVYYFLDRSLGPWMGTLGGIGTWLALVLKVSFALVGMGAYIALYIPELPMTPVAVAIAVGLGILNLLGAQKSGGFQMALVLGLLMILGIFIGGGVPNIEQARLTAIFEADVQTILSTAGLVYISYVGVTTVASLSEEVKHPERNLPLGLIFSLITAVLVYALGTGVMVGVLPLEQLVGDLTPAASAAKAVFGDWGAMIISLAALLAFTSVANAGMLSASRFPLAMSRDHMMPRLFQHLNTRGAPVQGVLVTMGVIVLILIFLDPTKIAKLASAFQLLMFALVCLAVIVMRESGLASYDSGYHSPLYPWMQLFGMLASCTLIVQMGWLPSLFSVALILLGTIWYFKFARDKVNRDGAIYHMFERWGQRRHTGLDVELRSILKEKGLRDEDPFEEIAARSLVIDLDRPAEFEDIVRQVSKWLSDRVPHTVDEIEKQLLDRTHIGSTPVTHGVGLPHLRIDGIEHCEMVLVRSLPGIHIQFTDPLTEHEVEAQLTALFFLFSPEHDPSQHLRILAQIARRADDENFLREWHSASDEVELKEVLLRDEAFLLLTLRRDRATADLIGRALIETDFPEGCLVAMLRRGGRMVIPRGNTVLQENDRLTILGNNEGLRNLEARFGGR
- a CDS encoding amidophosphoribosyltransferase — translated: MSEDIGHECGVAALYWLKRNSGADDFENVAALMPSMLLDLQNRGQLAAGYCAYHPNRDHLLRTFKDLGGVTEAFRMSHPGKFQSIINQYAGIAAIGHTRYATSGEDDVGYAQPFERQHGRIWKWFSLAFNGNLANYTLLRERLLSKQGYHFTLNIDTEIIMHTLAYRLKGENPPDLADVMRSLSRDFDGAYNIAFLDASGRMFVSRDPLGLHPMCWGVKGHLFAAANESTALSNLGFNDIKWLEPGEMVIVENGDLRVARYTEPKKTARCFFEWVYFSNVASEIDGLSVYTSRAEAGRILAEKESQKIDDSCVVVPVPDTAKAAADAYAHHLNMPCMEGVIRNRYVGRTFIQPKTTRSQSAKSKYTSLASVLSGKRVFLVEDSIVRSLTLRTLAHQVRDIGGATEVHVRVACPPIVAPCFYGIDMTTLDELFAPEHVPVRYRGLPSTQTLKKMAIDLDVDSLRYLDVPDLGSSIGCETDTLCLGCVTGKYPTTWGNRLMREARKHPETVGRLYG